One Schistocerca cancellata isolate TAMUIC-IGC-003103 chromosome 1, iqSchCanc2.1, whole genome shotgun sequence genomic region harbors:
- the LOC126165984 gene encoding cuticle protein 21.3, producing MAFKVALLAALLAVAHAGGPAAYSTYTNTADFGAVGATLESTSKGLGGLNTISQFSKAVDSPTSSVRISNSRVSNDFGSLGYGALPAPAGLAYGAAGASYGASLHGAGAYGVVRAAPAIAAAPALAYGASAYAAPAIAAAPAIAAAPALAYGARAYAAPALAYGRGLAYGGAYRAAVAAPALAYGGAYRAAVAAPALAYGGAYRAAVAAPALAYGGAYRAAYAAPALAYGARAYAAPAYAAAPAVLAAAPGHVTFSGLGTAYHF from the exons atggctttcAAG GTCGCTCTCCTGGCAGCTCTGCTGGCCGTGGCCCACGCCGGTGGCCCAGCCGCCTACTCCACCTACACCAACACCGCCGACTTCGGCGCCGTCGGAGCGACCCTCGAGAGCACCTCCAAGGGCCTGGGCGGCCTCAACACCATCAGCCAGTTCTCCAAGGCCGTGGACAGCCCCACCTCCAGCGTGCGCATCAGCAACTCGCGCGTCAGCAACGACTTCGGCTCGCTGGGCTACGGCGCCCTGCCCGCCCCCGCCGGTCTGGCCTACGGTGCTGCCGGTGCCTCCTACGGCGCCTCCCTGCACGGTGCCGGTGCCTACGGAGTAGtccgcgccgcccccgccatcgccgccgcccccgccctgGCCTACGGAGCCAGCGCTtacgccgcccccgccatcgccgccgcccccgccatcgccgcTGCCCCCGCCCTGGCCTACGGCGCCcgcgcctacgccgcccccgctctTGCCTACGGCCGCGGCCTCGCCTACGGCGGTGCCTACCGTGCCGCTGTCGCCGCCCCCGCTCTGGCCTACGGTGGTGCCTACCGTGCCGCTGTCGCCGCCCCCGCTCTGGCCTACGGTGGTGCCTACCGTGCCGCTGTCGCCGCCCCCGCTCTGGCCTACGGTGGTGCCTACCGcgccgcctacgccgcccccgctctGGCCTACGGAGCCcgcgcctacgccgcccccgcctacgCCGCTGCCCCCGCCGTCCTCGCCGCTGCCCCCGGTCACGTTACCTTCTCCGGCCTGGGCACAGCCTACCACTTCTAA